Genomic segment of Leopardus geoffroyi isolate Oge1 chromosome B2, O.geoffroyi_Oge1_pat1.0, whole genome shotgun sequence:
AACCACGAAACCGGACTCACACTGGTCGTGCCACCTGCACTGTCAACCCGGTCTCGCTTCGCCTTTAAAGTCCAGCCAAAGCCCCAATCAGCGCAGACGCTGAACGTGGACTGCGACGCTCTGACATCAGAACAAAGATGGCTGCGTCCTGCAGACTTTCCCTCGTACCCTAAATTTTTGCGCCTAGCTCGTGTCAGGTTTAGAGTCACACTCGGCCTTTCTCCAGCCATGTTTTCTCTCCGAAATTGCGGTCTCTGGGTCGCGGCTTCCCTCAACAAAAAGCGCCTTACGTTGGCCCGGTTCAGCGGTGACAGCGCGGCGCCCTTGGCTACGAAGTTTGACGTGATAGTCATCGGCGGAGGACATGCCGGGACCGAGGCAGCCGCCGCTGCTGCTCGTTGCGGCTCCCGGACCCTGCTACTCACCCACCGCGTGGACACGATCGGTGAGGAGCGCGGGTAGAGTGGAGGTTGGCCCAGGACGCAAGCTTCCAATATGCCCCTTCACCCTTTCCCGGATGGGCAGACTCTTCCCTCTCTCAGAGCTAGCGAGAATCCTAGTATCTGTGGTTTTATCCTGATTTGAGTTTCCCAGAACCCTGGACTGGGCTGTTCTTTGGACCACGGATTGCGCTGCTGCTCACCGAAGTAGTTAGTTGGTGGAGGTGGAGTTGGGGGCCGTGCCTTGGGAAAGGGGGGAAATTTAAGAATACAAGCTGATAGCTTCCTATTTCCTTTTTGCTATTTACCTTTTGCTAGCTTGTGGCTTTGGGAAAAGAGTGAATTAACATTTATTAGGAATTACTTATTAAACGACAGTTGTGTTTTTCCCGAGATTTTGTGAAGCCCTTTTGAAGAAGGATGATACTTTTTATTGCATTCTATATCTCTAATAGGCGTTGGTCCTCTAATTTTGTGCTCAGGAACTGGCAGTGCTTTTTTCACACTTAACAGGCAATGGGTGGACAGCTATAATTTAAAGCAAGACCTCTCTCTAGCACCATAATAGATGCTAGCTAAAACATCATTCTGTAAATTATGCATGCCTATTTTTACCTCCTGCATTTTGCTTAAGAGTGAACAGTACTTGAAATATTAACTGTGTTTTGCAAAAATTGTGAATAAATCACATATTTGTATActgaagtactttttaaaaattaccattcaGCTGGTAATTGGGGGGAAACATACACTGTTAACAGTGATTCTTTTAGAGAGGGTTGATAAGATTACCCAAAAAATTATGCGTTGCTTATGATATATTTCAGTGTTgtttacatgtaaaaaaaataaagactggatACTGCCTTTCAATAATAATTCAAAACTCTAATGAAAAGTATTATTGAACTAAGATGACCATGAAATAGGAGTAATGTAGTTCTGTGAGGGATAAAGGGATTCTTATCCAAACccatattcatattattttaccAATACAATACAAtccgttttctttttaaataaatacatttcaaagatAATAATTCTTATAGATGAGCTTAGTGGATCGCAAATCTGTCTTTAAatcaaaatctcatttttaaggtAATTTAATATAATGGAGCATCTTAAATATTTCAACTTAGCCTCAGAAAGATAGCTTTGACTTAGAAGGTTCAACTGATGTAAGAATGCAGAGTACAAGAATTGTCGTGATGTGATTTAGTCATATCTGCCAATAATGAAGTTAGAGGCagaaagtcttttattttctactaaCCTGGAAAATAATACTTTTTGGAAAACTATTTTTGCATTTCACAATGGAAGAGTATTGTGCTCTTGTGCgcctgtttattctttttttttttttttttaatctttatttttgaaagtgagagagagttCGAgcgggagagaaacagagagagagggagacacagaatctgaagcaagcttcaggctctgagctgtcagcacagagcccgatgcgggtttGACCTCAtgacctgtgaaatcatgacctgagctgaagttggacgcttaaccaactgagacacccaggcacccctcatttatttattttaaagtggttttttttgagagcgatagagagggagacagaggatctgaaacgggctttttgctgacagcaatgagccccatgtagggctcaaagtcactaacggtgagattatgacctgagccaaagtcggacgcttaaccgactgagccacccaggcacccctttttttattgtagagagagagtgtgagctggggagaggggcacggggggtgagagagagagagagagagagagagagagagaatctcaagcagactccacactcagtgtggagcccaacacggggcttgatcccatgtccctgggatcgtgacctgagccaaaatcaagagtgggacgctcaaccagctgagtcactcaggcaccctctGCTGCTCCTGTATctctttaaagaggaaaataaatcccATTTCTAGAGACTTCATCCCCAATAGTTCATCCCTCGTGACTTATTTCCCACTCTTAACCCAAACACTGGCAAGTAGAAACAGGATTACTTAGATCATTAAAGATTTATTCCTACTGAGTTTAGGTCACACTCCCTGAGCACAAAGCCTCATGGCAGAGTGTTTACCTAAATAAAATTGTGAATCGAAGGGGGGGAAATAATCTACTGTAGCTATCATCTCTGTTTTTTACAGGAGGGAACTGAGGTAGAGAAAATTAGATAACTTGCCAAAATGACAGAGCttatagtgtttatttatttatttttgagagagagagataacagactgtgagagggagagaggcagagacagagggagacagaatccaaaaattggcacagagcctaatgtcaggctcaaactcacagactgcaagatcatgacctgggccgaagttggacacttaaccaactgagccactcaggcgcccccaaaatgacaGAGCTTATAAGTGGTAGATCTAGGAACTGAGCCAGATCCCTTTCACTCATTCCTGACCCAAACTCCTAATCACAGCGCTATTCAGGCTGCTTATGGAGACTATAAAAACTTGTAGATGGCTTGGTGGTAGCTGCAATAGACCTACAGATGTTGAGATCACTTCCCTACTCCTCCACCTCCCCTAAAAACCTTTGAGGAAACCTCATGAGTTTAGACTTGCAAATCAGACTAGGGGAATTTAAGGGGAAGGAttaaagtatggtttctactttCAGGAAGCTCATATAATTTAATCATTTCtgcaaaataagcaaaaaggaaacagcagatgGCATTTATGGAAGACATAATTCATTATAACAGGGAATTAGTGCCAAGGGACTTCTTAAAAGTATGCTGGATTTGGGAAGGTTTCATGAAGTGAGGATTTCAAAaccacattttaaaggaaaaggcaACCTGATGAACTAGTAAAAATGTGTCaaggaaaagatttaaaagaaactaTAGTCAATGGTTTGTCTTCCAGGATGCCCTGAATAACTCTTGCATCCCATTGGGATTTTCTAAGTTCCTTTCTAGTGTTTGTTTcagggttgttggtttttttttaatctatcataTGAGATGATTCTAGTCACTTGTACAGACATTTCTCTATTAAACTCACTATGTACAcatgttcatatatttatttggtcTGTTCTCTTTAGGTCAGATGTCCTGTAATCCTTCCTTTGGTGGCATTGGCAAAGGGCACTTAATGAGGGAAGTTGATGCCTTGGATGGGCTTTGTTCTCGAATCTGTGACCAGTCTGGTGTACATTACAAAGTATTAAACCGGCGTAAGGGACCGGCTGTTTGGGGTTTGAGAGCTCAAATTGATAGGAAACTCTATAAGCAGAACATGCAGGTGAGAATGGGGCATCAAAACAGGATAGACTGTAGTGATTATTTAACTGTTATGCTTCAACTTGCATTCTCTTTTGGCAGAAAGAAATCCTAAATACACCGCTGCTTACTGTTCAGGAGGGAGCTGTAGAAGATCTTATTCTTACAGAACCAGAGCCTGAGTACACTGGGAAAAGCCGTGTCAGTGGCGTGGTTTTAGGTTTGTACTGGTGATAGATGATAATAACAGTGTCAAACTCCatgtgaaaaaacaattttagagcAGAGCATGGAGATGTTTTGCTTATTCTaggaaattattatattttcctagaggaaaactgtataaaaaattatattcctcCTTTCATCTTGACCTTCATGAAGCTTAGTCAAATTCTGGGCTCATTTATACCATCTTAGTAAGACTTTATAGCCTACATACATGTGTTTTTCTCCTGGTCCTTctgttgtaatttttatttttcctagttctttttttttttctttttaaagattttatttttaagtaatctctacatggggctcgaacgtggggctcgaactcacaacctcaagattaAGAGCCACACgtttatcaactgagccagccaagtgcctctATTTTCCCTAGttcttgctttaaatttttttaatttgtattttacaatGTTActatacttatattttttatttaaaggagttacaaatttttttaaatattttttaatgtttatttatttttgagagggagagagatagtgtgaacaggggaggggcagagaggaaggaagacacagaatctgaagcaggctccaggctctgagcggtcagcacagagcccaatatggggctcgaacccacagaccacaagatcatgacctaagccaaagtcagacgcttaaccagctgagccacccaggtgccccaggagttataaattaatttttcattaagatAATACGTGCACATAATTTTTACAGAAATCaaattgaatttaaaagtttGTATGGAAAAACAATTATCTCTATAATTATCTCCCTTTACAGATTAACTACTGCAGTTTCGTTtctatgtatttacatatttctaaatagtATTCTTATATTTGTACTCCCTAAATTATCAGTATTAGATGTTATCTATTAAcctttttttacaaattttttttttttttaatctttaacgtttatttatttttgagacagagagagacagagcatgaacaggggaggggcagagagagagggagacagaatctgaaacaggctccaggctctgagctgtcagcacagagcccgacgcggggctcgaactcactgaccggaccgtgagatcatgtcctgagccgaagtcggacgcttaaccgaccaagccacccaggcacccctctattaaCCTTTTTTATAGGTTCTCTTTAATCCCCTATTTTCCTTCCCTCAATCCTTCTAATTAGTTATGCCATAAATTTTGGTTGATAGTATGTTTATAttgttatgattttttaaatattcattgtagAGCTAAGTAGTGtattatgtttgttttcctttcatatacctctttgctttgctttggattaatatttgctttattttttatttgcttattttaattgtGTACTTGTTCAGctttttcattaggaaaaaacTGTCATTTCTCAATCGTCAAGTAATCTatcaattctgttttttctttgataCTTCCCTCCCAGAGACATCAACTTCCCCAGCCCCCTACAACCCATCTGCTATAATCAGGGCAATTGCTCTCTGGGCCTTCTGCACAAATGTCATTTTGAGCCTTCTTTTTACTACTTTGCTGTGTTACATCATCCCATGTTCCTTGGGACTTCAGtcccatgagtgggggaggggcagagagaggtgaaagagccccaagcaggctccacaccatcaactGGAAACcctatgtggggttcaaacccacaaactgcaagattgtgacctgagccaaaaccaagagttggacactcaaccaactgatccacccaggagtccctgtagttcttttttttttatgtttgtttattttgagagagagacagcatgcacatgCTTGCAcgagtgtgtgcatgagtgggggaggagcagagagggaggactctgggctcagcATTGAGCCCCTTGAGGGTCTCGATCCCCAAGATCCCatgccatgagatcatgcatgacctgagtggaaatcaagagtctgacacttaacctatgagccacccaggagcccctccctgtaattctaatttaaaatagtCATGTTCCAATTTGATCCTTGATAACAGGGCACACTTTTTACTCTTTCTTAACCTTTAGCGGATGGAAGCACAGTACATGCAGAGAGTGTGGTTCTGACTACTGGGACGTTCTTGAGAGGCGTGATTGTAATTGGATTAGAAATGCATCCAGCAGGACGTTTAGGGGATCAGCCTTCCGTAGGGTTGGCTCACACTCTGGAGAAGTTGGGGTTTGTGGTGGGAAGACTGAAGACTGGGACTCCACCCCGAATTGCCAAAGAGTCCATTAATTTCAGCATTCTAAACAAGCAGACACCAGATAATCCATCCATACCATTCAGTTTTATCAGTGAGACAGTGTGGATTAAGGTAagataatttaagaaaatctaaCTTTACAGCTGACAGTGGCCATTCACAGCAGGATatagcccttccttccttcttccgtttcttccaccttccctcctccctccctcccttccttcctcacttccctttccttccttcctttctttcttccctcttccctctgtccctcccttcctcccttccttccttccttccttccttccttccttccttccttccttccttccatccctccctccttctttctctcttcttcccttccttctttctactctTCACAATTCACTTTATATCACTATTACTTAGGGTGCAAAATAATGATCTTTAAAAGGATTAGCTAATTTGGCTAACTGGGTGTTTCCCAATAAGTTGTTAAGTTTCATCTCTTCAATaattttgcctatttaaaaatttttgaaacactTTCAGACCTATGTAAAAATTGCAAGACCATTAAAACAAACTCCTGTAAACCACTGAAATTCAcccattgttaatattttaccatatttatctttctatatacagaaatatatagatacatatatttaatctataaaaacagtaatatacacatttattctttttttaaattttatttattttgagagagagagagtgcatgtgcgcatgtgcaaggaggggcagagagaggaagagagagagagaaatcccaagtaagctctctgctctctgtgcagagcctgatgcaggcctcgaactcacaaaccgtgagatcatgacctgagccaaaaccaagagtcaaatgcttaactgactaagccacccaggtaccttacacacatttattcttattcttttttttccccaaaacatttGAGGGTAAGTTGCAGAGATCATGACTCctctaaatacttcagtatgtatTTCAACTAAGCACAATTACATGCTCTTATATAACCTCATTGTAGTAATGAAATTTGGGGAATTTAACATTGATACATTGCTGTTATCTAATATAAAGTTCATAGTCAGATTTTGCTGATTATCCCAATATTCTTCTTTATAGCAACCCTTTTTTTCCAATCCAGGATCACGTATTACATTTAATTGTCATTTCTCTTTATCTGGAACAGTTCCTCAGTTTTTCATGATACTGGtatttttgaagagtacaggATACTTTTTGCCTatctttggaattaaaaaaacattgtgtATTTAGAATTGAGGACTAATAATTGATGGTCCTAGTTTCTGGTAAGTGTTTTATTAATAAGTGGCTCCAAA
This window contains:
- the MTO1 gene encoding protein MTO1 homolog, mitochondrial isoform X5, which codes for MFSLRNCGLWVAASLNKKRLTLARFSGDSAAPLATKFDVIVIGGGHAGTEAAAAAARCGSRTLLLTHRVDTIGQMSCNPSFGGIGKGHLMREVDALDGLCSRICDQSGVHYKVLNRRKGPAVWGLRAQIDRKLYKQNMQKEILNTPLLTVQEGAVEDLILTEPEPEYTGKSRVSGVVLADGSTVHAESVVLTTGTFLRGVIVIGLEMHPAGRLGDQPSVGLAHTLEKLGFVVGRLKTGTPPRIAKESINFSILNKQTPDNPSIPFSFISETVWIKPEDQLPCYLTHTNPKVDEIVLENLHLNSHIKETTRGPRYCPSIESKVLRFPNRLHQVWLEPEGMDSDLIYPQGLSVTLPAELQEKMITCIKGLEKAKMIQPGYGVQYDYLDPRQITPSLETHLVQRLFFAGQINGTTGYEEAAAQGVIAGINASLRVKRKPPFVVSRTEGYIGVLIDDLTTLGTNEPYRMFTSRAEFRLSLRPDNADSRLTFRGYKEVGCVSQQRYERASWMKSSLEEGISVLKSIEFSSSKWKKLIPEASISIDKSLPLSHL